The proteins below are encoded in one region of Penaeus monodon isolate SGIC_2016 chromosome 32, NSTDA_Pmon_1, whole genome shotgun sequence:
- the LOC119593348 gene encoding uncharacterized protein LOC119593348, whose amino-acid sequence MSDYPPQDAFYGVVGGGDEYLSASLIFGTQSSNVCEDEEYIANFDLDLLAAELWPESSVAGAASNSASSESIFSATSFCSDEDFLGLGAVNPNDLFSSGMQPPYPSSHTTDGYVPSQYCEQQATSSYSYQPHLHLSQYDDKLGGSFQQTNIFQPYDQHSGYAYHNDHQMGVVEQPHQQSGISHDWDQQSDVLQHHEGVATACVSSSGTSKKRKGYRHRHQRQFLSSAEERDQRSRVLNNEASAIYRRKMRDLHDKARTELDGLEQRNQQLTQRFRLLQKFCSGYKARLQVLGVAVTGSF is encoded by the exons ATGTCGGATTACCCACCTCAAGATGCCTTCTACGGCGTTGTCGGAGGCGGCGATGAATATCTAAGTGCCAGTTTAATATTTGGCACACAAAGCTCCAATGTCTGTGAAGATGAAGAGTACATTGCCAACTTTGATTTGGATCTTCTGGCAGCCGAACTGTGGCCTGAGTCGAGCGTGGCAGGAGCAGCATCCAACTCGGCGTCCTCTGAAAGCATTTTCAGTGCCACATCTTTCTGTTCGGACGAGGATTTCTTG GGTCTTGGTGCAGTCAACCCCAACGACTTGTTTAGCAGTGGGATGCAACCTCCATATCCATCATCTCACACCACGGACGGATATGTTCCTTCTCAGTATTGCGAGCAACAGGctacttcctcttattcttatcagCCACACTTGCACCTCTCTCAATACGATGACAAATTGGGAGGATCTTTTCAGCAAACGAATATTTTTCAGCCATATGACCAGCATTCTGGATATGCTTATCATAATGACCATCAAATGGGTGTTGTTGAGCAACCTCATCAACAATCGGGTATTTCTCATGACTGGGACCAACAGTCTGATGTCTTACAACATCACGAAGGTGTAGCTACTGCTTGTGTGTCTAGTAGTGGCACTTCAAAGAAACGAAAAGGCTATCGACATCGGCATCAGCGTCAGTTCCTCAGCAGCGCTGAGGAACGAGATCAGCGGTCCCGCGTCCTCAACAACGAGGCTTCGGCCATTTACCGAAGGAAGATGCGCGATCTCCACGACAAAGCTCGCACGGAGCTTGATGGCCTTGAGCAGAGGAACCAGCAATTGACACAGAGGTTCCGACTCCTGCAGAAGTTCTGTTCAGGATACAAGGCTCGCTTGCAGGTTCTTGGCGTTGCAGTGACGGGCAGCTTCTAA